In Apium graveolens cultivar Ventura chromosome 10, ASM990537v1, whole genome shotgun sequence, the following are encoded in one genomic region:
- the LOC141692961 gene encoding uncharacterized protein LOC141692961 isoform X2, with product MYHDTALHIASSTKHTYFVEELVKLMQPEDLELQNYHLNTALCIAASTGTVKIADILVKKNPNLLRKRGANDMSPLSLAALFRRNDMVSCLYSKTNNMTDDEWTSTDRVMLMHACISANLYDIALNLLHHHKKELALATDKNALHALAKNPSVLDETSQPLFGRLLNTVLPGPRISSEEKNCPALEIVRIIWREIVKLEHDDMWNIIRGPSETGDQLLFVAAALGNTKFLVELLRLSPELIWKKDENDHTIFHVAVLNRQDSVYNLIYEIGSSKDVITSSRDSNNNSILHLAAMKPEKNRLHVVSGVALQMQREILWFKEVETIVHPSLREMKNKEGKTPQDLFTEQHAELMEKGESWMKDMAAQCMVVAALVATMMFAAAFTLPGGTNGDNGQPIFKSRSAFIVFIITDAVSLFSSSASILMFLSILTARYAESDFLVALPVKLLIGLLTLFVSIAMMMTAFSASFFLVFTKGVKWVPYLISVLAGLPVVLFVGLQYPLFYFVVRTTYNSRFLFKPTKHMLY from the exons ATGTATCATGATACTGCTCTTCACATTGCATCGTCGACAAAACACACTTACTTTGTGGAAGAGCTGGTGAAATTAATGCAACCTGAGGACTTGGAACTTCAAAATTATCACTTAAACACAGCTCTCTGTATAGCAGCATCAACTGGAACTGTTAAAATTGCAGATATTTTGGTTAAAAAGAACCCCAACCTTCTAAGGAAACGTGGAGCCAACGATATGTCACCACTCTCGTTGGCAGCTCTGTTTAGACGCAATGACATGGTGTCATGTCTTTATTCTAAAACAAATAATATGACGGATGATGAGTGGACCAGTACGGATAGAGTAATGCTAATGCATGCTTGTATTAGTGCAAATCTTTATG ATATTGCATTGAACTTATTGCACCATCACAAGAAAGAACTGGCACTGGCAACTGACAAGAATGCACTACATGCTTTGGCTAAAAATCCGTCAGTGCTAGATGAAACAAGCCAGCCTCTTTTCGGAAGACTCCTCAATACAG TACTTCCTGGGCCACGAATAAGTTCTGAAGAGAAGAACTGTCCTGCACTTGAAATCGTCCGGATTATATGGAGGGAAATTGTAAAACTGGAGCATGATGACATGTGGAACATAATCAGAGGCCCTTCAGAGACAGGAGATCAACTTTTGTTTGTTGCTGCTGCATTGGGCAACACTAAATTTTTAGTTGAGCTTCTTCGATTGTCTCCTGAGCTCATATGGAAGAAGGATGAAAATGACCATACAATTTTCCATGTTGCAGTTTTAAATCGCCAGGATAGCGTGTACAATCTTATATACGAGATAGGCTCAAGTAAGGACGTCATAACTTCTTCCAGGGACTCAAATAACAACAGTATACTACACTTGGCTGCCATGAAGCCAGAAAAAAATCGACTTCATGTTGTCTCAGGAGTAGCTCTTCAAATGCAAAGGGAAATACTGTGGTTCAAG GAAGTAGAAACCATTGTGCACCCTTCTCTAAGAGAAATGAAGAACAAGGAAGGAAAAACTCCTCAAGATTTATTCACTGAGCAGCACGCGGAGTTGATGGAGAAAGGGGAGAGCTGGATGAAGGACATGGCAGCTCAGTGCATGGTTGTTGCTGCCCTTGTAGCCACAATGATGTTTGCAGCAGCTTTTACTTTACCAGGTGGTACCAATGGTGACAACGGGCAGCCAATATTCAAAAGCAGAAGTGCCTTCATTGTATTTATAATAACAGACGCTGTATCGTTGTTCAGCTCCTCAGCTTCCATTCTCATGTTCTTGTCGATTCTCACAGCACGTTACGCAGAAAGTGATTTCTTGGTTGCTTTACCAGTAAAATTGTTGATTGGCCTCTTAACGCTTTTCGTCTCAATTGCGATGATGATGACTGCGTTCAGTGCTAGCTTCTTCCTAGTTTTTACAAAAGGAGTGAAATGGGTACCTTATCTGATCAGTGTTCTAGCTGGTTTACCTGTTGTTCTGTTTGTGGGACTTCAGTATCCTCTGTTTTATTTTGTGGTTCGGACGACATACAATTCTAGGTTTCTGTTCAAACCTACCAAACACATGCTGTACTAA
- the LOC141692961 gene encoding uncharacterized protein LOC141692961 isoform X1: MELQPHHSINIPTPPQPNFPSTIYVSDRENYQAICLPLYEAALKGDWPAAQGIIGKFPQVINVSITMYHDTALHIASSTKHTYFVEELVKLMQPEDLELQNYHLNTALCIAASTGTVKIADILVKKNPNLLRKRGANDMSPLSLAALFRRNDMVSCLYSKTNNMTDDEWTSTDRVMLMHACISANLYDIALNLLHHHKKELALATDKNALHALAKNPSVLDETSQPLFGRLLNTVLPGPRISSEEKNCPALEIVRIIWREIVKLEHDDMWNIIRGPSETGDQLLFVAAALGNTKFLVELLRLSPELIWKKDENDHTIFHVAVLNRQDSVYNLIYEIGSSKDVITSSRDSNNNSILHLAAMKPEKNRLHVVSGVALQMQREILWFKEVETIVHPSLREMKNKEGKTPQDLFTEQHAELMEKGESWMKDMAAQCMVVAALVATMMFAAAFTLPGGTNGDNGQPIFKSRSAFIVFIITDAVSLFSSSASILMFLSILTARYAESDFLVALPVKLLIGLLTLFVSIAMMMTAFSASFFLVFTKGVKWVPYLISVLAGLPVVLFVGLQYPLFYFVVRTTYNSRFLFKPTKHMLY; this comes from the exons ATGGAACTACAGCCACATCACTCTATTAATATTCCTACACCACCTCAACCAAATTTTCCTTCAACTATATATGTTTCTG ACAGAGAGAATTACCAAGCCATTTGTTTGCCACTCTATGAAGCTGCACTCAAAGGTGATTGGCCAGCTGCTCAAGGAATCATAGGCAAATTTCCACAGGTGATAAACGTGAGCATTACCATGTATCATGATACTGCTCTTCACATTGCATCGTCGACAAAACACACTTACTTTGTGGAAGAGCTGGTGAAATTAATGCAACCTGAGGACTTGGAACTTCAAAATTATCACTTAAACACAGCTCTCTGTATAGCAGCATCAACTGGAACTGTTAAAATTGCAGATATTTTGGTTAAAAAGAACCCCAACCTTCTAAGGAAACGTGGAGCCAACGATATGTCACCACTCTCGTTGGCAGCTCTGTTTAGACGCAATGACATGGTGTCATGTCTTTATTCTAAAACAAATAATATGACGGATGATGAGTGGACCAGTACGGATAGAGTAATGCTAATGCATGCTTGTATTAGTGCAAATCTTTATG ATATTGCATTGAACTTATTGCACCATCACAAGAAAGAACTGGCACTGGCAACTGACAAGAATGCACTACATGCTTTGGCTAAAAATCCGTCAGTGCTAGATGAAACAAGCCAGCCTCTTTTCGGAAGACTCCTCAATACAG TACTTCCTGGGCCACGAATAAGTTCTGAAGAGAAGAACTGTCCTGCACTTGAAATCGTCCGGATTATATGGAGGGAAATTGTAAAACTGGAGCATGATGACATGTGGAACATAATCAGAGGCCCTTCAGAGACAGGAGATCAACTTTTGTTTGTTGCTGCTGCATTGGGCAACACTAAATTTTTAGTTGAGCTTCTTCGATTGTCTCCTGAGCTCATATGGAAGAAGGATGAAAATGACCATACAATTTTCCATGTTGCAGTTTTAAATCGCCAGGATAGCGTGTACAATCTTATATACGAGATAGGCTCAAGTAAGGACGTCATAACTTCTTCCAGGGACTCAAATAACAACAGTATACTACACTTGGCTGCCATGAAGCCAGAAAAAAATCGACTTCATGTTGTCTCAGGAGTAGCTCTTCAAATGCAAAGGGAAATACTGTGGTTCAAG GAAGTAGAAACCATTGTGCACCCTTCTCTAAGAGAAATGAAGAACAAGGAAGGAAAAACTCCTCAAGATTTATTCACTGAGCAGCACGCGGAGTTGATGGAGAAAGGGGAGAGCTGGATGAAGGACATGGCAGCTCAGTGCATGGTTGTTGCTGCCCTTGTAGCCACAATGATGTTTGCAGCAGCTTTTACTTTACCAGGTGGTACCAATGGTGACAACGGGCAGCCAATATTCAAAAGCAGAAGTGCCTTCATTGTATTTATAATAACAGACGCTGTATCGTTGTTCAGCTCCTCAGCTTCCATTCTCATGTTCTTGTCGATTCTCACAGCACGTTACGCAGAAAGTGATTTCTTGGTTGCTTTACCAGTAAAATTGTTGATTGGCCTCTTAACGCTTTTCGTCTCAATTGCGATGATGATGACTGCGTTCAGTGCTAGCTTCTTCCTAGTTTTTACAAAAGGAGTGAAATGGGTACCTTATCTGATCAGTGTTCTAGCTGGTTTACCTGTTGTTCTGTTTGTGGGACTTCAGTATCCTCTGTTTTATTTTGTGGTTCGGACGACATACAATTCTAGGTTTCTGTTCAAACCTACCAAACACATGCTGTACTAA
- the LOC141693129 gene encoding uncharacterized protein LOC141693129 isoform X2, with protein MAGTSSSAISTERALQHDHSIEIFTPPHPPRPLSPSPPHHHRPGPNLPSDVYLSEDERKNYLAICLPLYEAALKGDWQAAQRIIGKCPKVINVSITKNYETALHIASSTKHAHFVEKLASLMKPEDLELQNKNWNTALCLAATAGTVKIVEIMEKQKPNLLSIRGNNNMSPLLMAALFGHKDMVSYLYSKTKNMTGEDWTDMDRTMVMNACISAKLYDVALKLLQHHKKKLALVTDKNALHVLARNPSEFAGKRQPVFWRLLNKRPGEKKCQALEIVKIIWGEIVEQRDDDIWDIIRGPQETIRVRESNHPNAKYIDQRVHQSRLLFVAAALGNTQFIIELLRLCPELIWKIDDHERTIFHVAVLHRQESVYNLLYEIGSIKDLVTTFRDISGNNILHLAAMMPEPNRLHIVSGVALQMQRELLWFREVETMVHPSLREMKNKQGKTPQGLFSAQHAELMEKGESWMKETASQCMVVAALIATIMFAAAFTLPGGNNQDSGDPIFKNESAFIVFVITDAISLFSSSASILMFLAILTARYAERDFLASLPIKLMIGLLALFISITTMMIAFSASFFLVYTKGMKWLPYLIAGLAGVPVVLFARLQYGLFVDVVRTTLSSRFLFKPKKHMLY; from the exons ATGGCAGGAACAAGTAGCTCAGCAATTTCTACTGAAAGGGCATTGCAGCATGATCACTCTATTGAAATATTTACACCACCTCATCCTCCTCGCCCACTCTCTCCTTCTCCGCCTCATCATCATCGCCCTGGACCTAATTTGCCTTCAGACGTATATCTTTCAG AGGATGAAAGAAAAAATTACCTAGCTATATGTTTACCGCTCTATGAAGCTGCACTCAAAGGTGACTGGCAAGCTGCACAAAGGATCATAGGCAAATGTCCGAAGGTGATAAATGTGAGCATTACCAAGAATTATGAAACTGCTCTTCACATTGCCTCGTCGACAAAACACGCTCACTTTGTGGAAAAGCTGGCAAGTTTAATGAAACCTGAGGACTTGGAACTTCAAAACAAAAACTGGAATACAGCTCTTTGTTTAGCAGCAACAGCTGGAACAGTTAAAATTGTTGAGATTATGGAGAAACAGAAACCTAACCTTCTCAGCATACGCGGAAACAATAATATGTCACCACTCTTGATGGCAGCTTTGTTTGGACACAAAGATATGGTGTCATATCTTTATTCTAAGACTAAAAATATGACAGGTGAAGATTGGACTGATATGGATAGAACAATGGTGATGAATGCTTGCATCAGCGCGAAGCTATATG ATGTGGCATTGAAATTATTGCAACATCACAAGAAAAAACTGGCTCTGGTAACTGACAAGAATGCACTCCATGTTTTGGCTAGAAATCCATCAGAATTTGCTGGAAAAAGGCAGCCTGTTTTTTGGAGACTACTTAATAAAA GACCTGGTGAGAAGAAGTGTCAAGCACTTGAAATAGTCAAGATAATCTGGGGAGAGATTGTTGAACAGAGGGATGATGATATATGGGACATAATCAGAGGCCCTCAAGAGACAATACGAGTCAGAGAAAGTAACCACCCTAATGCTAAGTATATTGATCAAAGAGTACATCAGTCTCGGCTTTTGTTTGTTGCTGCTGCATTGGGCAACACTCAGTTTATAATTGAGCTTCTTCGATTGTGCCCTGAGCTGATATGGAAAATAGATGACCATGAACGGACAATTTTCCATGTCGCGGTTTTACATCGTCAGGAGAGTGTCTACAATCTGTTATACGAGATAGGCTCAATTAAGGATCTTGTAACTACTTTCAGGGACATAAGTGGCAACAATATACTACACTTGGCTGCTATGATGCCAGAACCAAATCGACTTCATATTGTATCGGGAGTAGCTCTTCAAATGCAAAGGGAGCTACTGTGGTTTAGG GAAGTAGAAACTATGGTGCATCCTTCTTTAAGAGAAATGAAGAACAAACAAGGAAAAACTCCCCAAGGTTTATTCAGTGCCCAGCATGCAGAGTTGATGGAGAAAGGGGAAAGCTGGATGAAGGAGACAGCATCTCAGTGCATGGTTGTTGCCGCCCTCATAGCTACAATTATGTTTGCAGCAGCTTTTACTCTACCAGGTGGAAACAACCAGGACAGCGGAGATCCAATATTCAAAAATGAAAGTGCATTCATCGTGTTTGTAATAACGGATGCCATATCATTGTTCAGTTCCTCAGCTTCTATACTCATGTTCTTGGCCATCCTCACAGCACGTTATGCAGAAAGAGATTTTTTGGCATCATTACCTATAAAGTTGATGATTGGGCTCCTAGCACTTTTCATTTCAATTACTACAATGATGATTGCTTTCAGTGCGAGCTTCTTCCTAGTTTATACAAAAGGAATGAAATGGCTACCTTATCTAATCGCCGGGTTAGCTGGAGTGCCTGTTGTTTTATTTGCTAGACTCCAGTATGGTCTCTTTGTTGATGTAGTTCGCACAACACTCAGTTCTAGGTTTCTGTTTAAGCCTAAGAAACACATGCTTTACTAA
- the LOC141689894 gene encoding PRA1 family protein B3-like: MSQQSPLPISNPDSQSQPPLTTPALRAFLTRLSSSIRRAFTQRRPWYELIDRSSLSRPDSITDAATRVRKNFSYFRVNYLTVLAIILAFSLLSHPFSLIVLLSLLGAWLFLYLFRPADQPVVVLGRTFSDRETLGILIVFTIVVVFLTSVGSVIITAVLIGLAIVCAHGAFRVPEDLFLDDQEQVNSGFLSFLGGAASSAAAAAAPAVVTRV; the protein is encoded by the coding sequence ATGTCTCAGCAATCCCCTCTCCCTATCTCAAACCCAGATTCTCAATCTCAACCTCCCCTCACCACCCCCGCTCTACGCGCTTTTCTCACGCGCCTCTCCTCCTCTATTCGACGCGCCTTCACTCAACGCCGTCCTTGGTACGAACTCATCGACCGCTCTTCTCTCTCTCGTCCTGACTCCATCACCGACGCCGCCACGCGCGTCCGTAAAAACTTTTCTTACTTCCGCGTTAACTACTTAACTGTACTCGCAATCATACTCGCTTTCTCTCTCCTTTCTCATCCTTTCTCTCTCATCGTTCTCCTCTCTCTCCTCGGCGCGTGGCTGTTTCTCTACCTCTTTCGTCCCGCCGATCAGCCGGTAGTTGTTCTCGGCCGGACTTTCTCCGATCGCGAGACCCTAGGCATTTTAATTGTGTTTACGATAGTTGTGGTGTTTCTCACGAGCGTTGGATCGGTGATTATAACGGCGGTGTTGATTGGATTGGCGATTGTGTGTGCGCACGGCGCGTTTAGAGTGCCGGAGGATTTGTTTTTGGATGATCAGGAACAGGTGAACTCCGGATTCTTGTCGTTTCTCGGAGGCGCTGCGTCGTCTGCTGCGGCTGCTGCTGCTCCTGCTGTTGTCACGCGCGTCTAA
- the LOC141693129 gene encoding uncharacterized protein LOC141693129 isoform X1, whose protein sequence is MAGTSSSAISTERALQHDHSIEIFTPPHPPRPLSPSPPHHHRPGPNLPSDVYLSEDERKNYLAICLPLYEAALKGDWQAAQRIIGKCPKVINVSITKNYETALHIASSTKHAHFVEKLASLMKPEDLELQNKNWNTALCLAATAGTVKIVEIMEKQKPNLLSIRGNNNMSPLLMAALFGHKDMVSYLYSKTKNMTGEDWTDMDRTMVMNACISAKLYDVALKLLQHHKKKLALVTDKNALHVLARNPSEFAGKRQPVFWRLLNKILPGLSVGPGEKKCQALEIVKIIWGEIVEQRDDDIWDIIRGPQETIRVRESNHPNAKYIDQRVHQSRLLFVAAALGNTQFIIELLRLCPELIWKIDDHERTIFHVAVLHRQESVYNLLYEIGSIKDLVTTFRDISGNNILHLAAMMPEPNRLHIVSGVALQMQRELLWFREVETMVHPSLREMKNKQGKTPQGLFSAQHAELMEKGESWMKETASQCMVVAALIATIMFAAAFTLPGGNNQDSGDPIFKNESAFIVFVITDAISLFSSSASILMFLAILTARYAERDFLASLPIKLMIGLLALFISITTMMIAFSASFFLVYTKGMKWLPYLIAGLAGVPVVLFARLQYGLFVDVVRTTLSSRFLFKPKKHMLY, encoded by the exons ATGGCAGGAACAAGTAGCTCAGCAATTTCTACTGAAAGGGCATTGCAGCATGATCACTCTATTGAAATATTTACACCACCTCATCCTCCTCGCCCACTCTCTCCTTCTCCGCCTCATCATCATCGCCCTGGACCTAATTTGCCTTCAGACGTATATCTTTCAG AGGATGAAAGAAAAAATTACCTAGCTATATGTTTACCGCTCTATGAAGCTGCACTCAAAGGTGACTGGCAAGCTGCACAAAGGATCATAGGCAAATGTCCGAAGGTGATAAATGTGAGCATTACCAAGAATTATGAAACTGCTCTTCACATTGCCTCGTCGACAAAACACGCTCACTTTGTGGAAAAGCTGGCAAGTTTAATGAAACCTGAGGACTTGGAACTTCAAAACAAAAACTGGAATACAGCTCTTTGTTTAGCAGCAACAGCTGGAACAGTTAAAATTGTTGAGATTATGGAGAAACAGAAACCTAACCTTCTCAGCATACGCGGAAACAATAATATGTCACCACTCTTGATGGCAGCTTTGTTTGGACACAAAGATATGGTGTCATATCTTTATTCTAAGACTAAAAATATGACAGGTGAAGATTGGACTGATATGGATAGAACAATGGTGATGAATGCTTGCATCAGCGCGAAGCTATATG ATGTGGCATTGAAATTATTGCAACATCACAAGAAAAAACTGGCTCTGGTAACTGACAAGAATGCACTCCATGTTTTGGCTAGAAATCCATCAGAATTTGCTGGAAAAAGGCAGCCTGTTTTTTGGAGACTACTTAATAAAA TATTACCTGGATTGAGCGTAGGACCTGGTGAGAAGAAGTGTCAAGCACTTGAAATAGTCAAGATAATCTGGGGAGAGATTGTTGAACAGAGGGATGATGATATATGGGACATAATCAGAGGCCCTCAAGAGACAATACGAGTCAGAGAAAGTAACCACCCTAATGCTAAGTATATTGATCAAAGAGTACATCAGTCTCGGCTTTTGTTTGTTGCTGCTGCATTGGGCAACACTCAGTTTATAATTGAGCTTCTTCGATTGTGCCCTGAGCTGATATGGAAAATAGATGACCATGAACGGACAATTTTCCATGTCGCGGTTTTACATCGTCAGGAGAGTGTCTACAATCTGTTATACGAGATAGGCTCAATTAAGGATCTTGTAACTACTTTCAGGGACATAAGTGGCAACAATATACTACACTTGGCTGCTATGATGCCAGAACCAAATCGACTTCATATTGTATCGGGAGTAGCTCTTCAAATGCAAAGGGAGCTACTGTGGTTTAGG GAAGTAGAAACTATGGTGCATCCTTCTTTAAGAGAAATGAAGAACAAACAAGGAAAAACTCCCCAAGGTTTATTCAGTGCCCAGCATGCAGAGTTGATGGAGAAAGGGGAAAGCTGGATGAAGGAGACAGCATCTCAGTGCATGGTTGTTGCCGCCCTCATAGCTACAATTATGTTTGCAGCAGCTTTTACTCTACCAGGTGGAAACAACCAGGACAGCGGAGATCCAATATTCAAAAATGAAAGTGCATTCATCGTGTTTGTAATAACGGATGCCATATCATTGTTCAGTTCCTCAGCTTCTATACTCATGTTCTTGGCCATCCTCACAGCACGTTATGCAGAAAGAGATTTTTTGGCATCATTACCTATAAAGTTGATGATTGGGCTCCTAGCACTTTTCATTTCAATTACTACAATGATGATTGCTTTCAGTGCGAGCTTCTTCCTAGTTTATACAAAAGGAATGAAATGGCTACCTTATCTAATCGCCGGGTTAGCTGGAGTGCCTGTTGTTTTATTTGCTAGACTCCAGTATGGTCTCTTTGTTGATGTAGTTCGCACAACACTCAGTTCTAGGTTTCTGTTTAAGCCTAAGAAACACATGCTTTACTAA